The window GTGCCTGACTTGActcatggtcatttgggcttgcttgcttttgtctgtccctccagcatATGGCAGGTGATGAGATCATGTGAAACCACTCTATTAGTACGCAAGCATTACAATGCTTGTAAACCCTCACAGGGGCCTGTAGACCCTGCTCAAGGGTTCTCATCTGTCCGATATCCAAATGTGTATGATATCAAATGTACTATAGCTCCAGAGAGACACATCATCGTTTTTGCACACACCTGTAGATATCTCTCTACTTATCAGTTCGAGTTGAGTCAGCTGTGTGAAAACAGCATGTGTGTTGTCCAGAAACTGCTGGAAATGTTGCGAGGATATAACTATGTGTTTGGATAGTTGGGGCATGAAAAAGGCTTTTTCATAGGCAACTTGCTTTAGAAAATACTTAAACTACACCAGAGTCGTACCTTTAGAATAAAGCTTACATCCGCATGGTTGACTCGGGTCATTATTGTTGGTATGTTAGTTCACTTGGAAGCTACTATGAGTACAGTTTATTGTTTGTTGTATAATTTATGATAATACCACGTAATCAGTCTGTACTTAGAGTGGAATTTGTCTTTAAAATGAAATTGCCAAGCGAATTGCTCTGCAGGCCCGGGCCGGGGCTTGTCATTGAGCATCTGATTCAGATTGTTGAGTTTCAATATCATCTACTGTATATCTCAAACTCTCAAGAGTGTTCTGCTTTATAATAATGAATGTATGATGAAATATCTAGTCTGAATGTGTGAGATGTGATTGTAAATCATGTGCAATTGTGTAAGGAAATTTATAATAAATGCTGTATTTGTAGATTTCATTTTCGTTTCTTGTATATTCGAGGACAAGTTAGAGACAAGAGTCAGGCATGTTACACAGTCTTTCAATTAGAATCTTCTTATCCTGGACATTTCTAAGACTGGCACTCTGCTGCTtctatcattttcacagaaatcAGAATTCTCTGTGTAATATGTGAAAGCTGCACTGTGAGAATATGTTCTTCATTAATGGCTGGGCCTACAAAGCAGAGTTGTGGTCAACATGCTCTATCTTTCAACCATAAGAAACATAACAAGTTATAGACGACCATCCAAGCTGTTGTTGAACAAAAACAGCCCTATTTTATTCCATGTCTTGCTTATCGAGATAATTGAACGATATAAGCCCCATCTCTTGATCTCTGGACCTGCATCTAGAGTGGGAGCCATCATGTGTCCAGTGAAAAGGCAATAAATCTTGTTGTGCGAGGCATATCTTTCATTCGCGACTGATGGAAACCAGATTTGGTCATGAAGGGCAGGCCAAGTAATAGATAAACCCTTGGACTAATACAGAAGTGTTGAGCGAGAGGCTGGCTTAAGTTATGTCTGAGAAACATGTGAAAAGACTATCTGCCACAAGAAGACACAAGCATATTCAGTGCAAAAGGTGATCACTCTCCAGTAAAAGTATTGGCTGGATTCTTTCTCTTTGAAAGTAATATGGTTTATCAAGTCACGTTAATGAACTACGATGACAGATTACTGTTAAACAACCCAGCTCTGGTTGTCTAAACAACTGGAAGTAGCATTCACCATAATCTATGCCGTCCCATCCTGCTGTTAAGATGGAGGAACCATAATCATGGCCAGTGATGATCATGGGCACTAACATTCATATTTGGACCAGGCATGGTTTTATACTGTATACCACATATACAGGGTGGCTTTCTTGGAGAGATGATAAAACTTGAGACTTCCAATACACAGCCTTTCAAGTGTGACATGGCCAGTCCAAGTGAGTGGTCTCCCAACTTGGGCAACTAAAACGTCTGCGCAGATCATCTACATAGGAAATACAGGACCAAGGGGTAACTATTGGGGAGCAATGGTCTCAAACTGAGCAGTCCACGCCAGCCTTACAGTAGGTATGGACATTGTAGCTGAATCGGTCCATGCTATGCACTGTTTGAGAGTTGAACACTGCTGCTGTCCCATTTTAACACCAGTGGTTCTTTGTGATGGGAGGACATCATTCATGCAGCATCACCAATCTTATAAATGCCGGCAGATACGCTAGCTGGTGCGGGTTTCCAATTACAAGGACAAAGATCTTGGATCCATGTGGACTCCTTTGAGAGTCTGGTGAGAGCATGGATGTATTCTAGGACAAATATGAGGACATCCTGCAGTCCATTGTCCTTGTCTTATCAAGGCTGTTCGGCTTGTGCAAGTAGCTTCGTGTGGTTCCCCCAGGTTACATCCAAGTGATGTAATCTATGTAATCTTGGCCAAGCTATTAATCTGTCATTTACAAGATCTGCCAGAGCCAAGACAGCTGGTTGCACATGCTCTGGACTGGATCACAGTGGAGTCAGTCATGGGTAAGGCGATCACCAAGTCCTGTCTTGACTGAATAGGATTTCGTCACTGTCTGGGTGAGAACTTTGTGTAACATCATCCAGCCGTCATGTGGCTGTCCGTCTGCACTGACTGGACCGGCTGAAATAATGTCAGCCAAAACTGACACAATTTTCAGCCAAATTCCCAAATGCGATACGGTAATGACAAagactgccacaaccagacaaCCAAACAatacaatcaaatattttttattaatAAATTTATTCCATTGGATCTTTCTTTCACTGCTCCAATTGATTTTAAAACATGACGAGATTTCCCGTCATACACAGCCAAAATAAAGAACACACTGAGCAATAAGCCTCCGCTTTCAATTACATGATCTTCATGAGGATTTTAGCCAAGATGTTTTAACAAATTGGACATGTTACCAAGTACCTTTTGAACTGGGAGTATATTTTTGTAACTTGGCCGAGGAGTTCCATGGCCTTTGACATCCAAGGCCAACCGAAGCGTTTTCTATAAAGAAAAATGCCATGGGAGGCACAATACACTCGTAACGTAGGGAGTAGCATAATTGAACATTATGACCTAACAAAAATATCTTATTTAACAGATCACTCCAAGAACAAGTGCAGTTTCTAATAAAATGCTCTAAAGAACCACATCTGTAGTGTTACATTTATAGATCGTCAGGTTGATACAAGATAAAGTCACTGCCGACAACAAATGGGATTATCTCCGAGTGAACAATCAGGGGATACAAAATGATCATGATAGTCAAGTGTTGACTATTAACAAAGAAGTTAAAGCAAGTGAGAGACAAGGATGAGCAACTCCGCAAAACCAACTTAAATATTTTATGCATTACAAAGCACACAACCCTAAAACATGGTGTAAATAAATACATGCACAATAACTGATGCTTGCGTTAACATtatcttgtttttttttatacAAAACTAATAAAAGTTCTGTTACTCTAAAATACTGTATTAAAACAACATTGCAGCTACACAACTTCCAAGGACTCAAGATGATCTCACGTCACATAAGAAATCTTTGACATTTAGACTGAACAATACGGGATCTCTTTTGTGTGGCAACTTCATTCTGAATTTAACCTAACAGGACTTGGACAGAGTGAACACCAGGAGTCCTCGGGGTGCTTTCTTGTTCTCCAGATCAGACTATGCCGGAAGATCTGCGAGAAATGATTTATACATAGATAGTCTGTTCTGGAGGGATCCCAGCCCGAAAAGATATCCCCATTCTATTTCCATGACAATGAACAATGCAAAAGGAATGTGAACATACTAGGTTTGACAACGTCCGATACGACTGGTCCAAAACGTCTAAATTGAAAAACTTTACAAGTGATTTCCTTACTACTGAAATTGACAATTTTAAAAAGCTAAGTTGGTGAACATTTATAACTCGTCCTTTGTCTTTCCGGCATCTTCAGGCTCTTCTGGTTCTTCCTCTTCCTGCAAATACATCAAGGAAAGCAGTGTGTCAGATTCATAAACAAATGCAACATGAAATGGAATACAACAGACAGTTACTTGCACCAGTTTTGCAAGGGGGTTGACTGACCCATCTGTAGCAGCAGTGGTCACTGTCATGATCTCACAGTTACTTCTCTTTCAGGCTGTGGCTCCTGAAAAGCTTAAATACTGGTACAGGACGTATGTGAAGTCTTATTAGTACACAACACTTTATACAAAGAACGAACAACTTCTGTTCTGAGAGTGTTAAAGCACatgttgaagtacatgtagaaaacTAAATAAGAGATAAACAATTGAATAGAAAAGTAGAATTGTAAGGAGATTGAGGTTTACCAAAGTAACATTGAAATATCAAAGATGGGCTTCGTTtcaaaatctttaaagaaaagtAATTAAACGACAGAAATTTTAAATGAACATGAACCAGAGGCTGTTGATTGTGAGGTCAAGAGAAGACAGAGATATCAACTGAAGAGAATACAGAAGACTCTTTCTGATTACCACAACTTTGACTACTGGCAAGTCGTCTTGTTGTTCCTACAAAGTGCAAGACGCAAGACTTCAAAACTTCTCCTAAACAGTTGTTGAACAAAAGGATAATGGAACGCCTCTCTTGAGGTTTTTACAACTGAAATGCCTCGGAAACCAAGATCTTGGGCTATGCTGCTATGCAACAAGACAAATTCCAGACAGGACTAAATGAAAATGATCCTCTTCCAATCTAGTTGGGTATTAAAATGTGTGGAAAAAAGAACATGTATAAAATCCTCTTCCATTCCAGTCAAGTCGGGGAAAGTATAAAACCCTTCTCCACATTTGataggtatacatgtatgtgtgggAATCATTCAGACTAATACCAGAAAACCCAGGAAGACATGTAAATGAACCAAAGGTAAGATTTACGGTAGGGAAGAAGGTATGTATGGTAGACAAGTAGTACATTGTAGTTTTTGGTTGATCATCCAATTCACGCTGGAAATGATTATTGTTCACCTAAAACGACGGTTATCATAGCTAGCACATTCAGTGAACTTGGCTGCTTTACTGAACTAGGTATTGAGCAAGATGCTAACATGGATGGCGTCAACGAACAATTGGTCAAAATAAACTCATATAGCATCTGCGGTGGGTTTTTCCAGTGTAGGCGTTCTCGAGATTTCAATTGCATTGTCTGTTGGTTGCCCATGTCTTCTCTCTAACTGAATGACTATCCCATAGAAGTTTCCTTTTGCCCAAAGGATAAGAAACACAACCGAGTATAAGCGAAGAAATTGAAATGCATATCATCACACATGAACAAACAAAGAAGCGAAGGTGAGACATTGACACCGATAATAAAATACCCTGTTGGAAGGAATTGAACACAATATGCCACTCTAGAATCGCTAAAAAGGCAAGTGCAGTAATCATCGGACTTCTTAAAACAGGACTTACTTTGGTTTTAGTCTTCTGCAAAGAATTAAGTCAAAGGGGGTTAAAATTAGAAAGTTGGGATGTTTCTAACATAAAGAATGGAGATCAAAGGATTTTATGCTATGCTCACAATTTAGGCTACAAAAATAAGGAGGTTCAGGGCAGGTAGGATAAGAAGTAAGAAACAAAACTGTTCATGTTTAGCTTACATACTTTTAATAAATCAACGGGATCTGCATTACTATTATGATGATGGTTGGCCAATATTGATTGTAATAGAGACCATCAACTTACATCTTCATCAGGTGTTCCTGCTCCTTCTTTGCCGCCAGATTCCAAGAATTTATCGAAGTCTTCAAAGTTTCGGCCACCATTGTAGTCAACCACCTGGAACGAGAGAGATACAAATTCTAAATACAAAGAACTGACACCAAGAATTGTCAAAAGGATGGACCGCTACTCGAAAGGAATACATCTCGTTAGGGATTATTCTAATTCTACTATACTAATTCGAACTGTACATCCAATGACAAGGGTCCTCTCAACCTCTTTCTTTATTGATGAATCTATTTTGAGCCGCGGTGAACTTTAAATCAATAGGCCCCAAGGTATCATATGAACAACTCTTTTCTTGAATGAGAGGTTTATTGATATTATCGAATATGATAAATAATTCATGTTCATCCACAGGATTATGACAGCAGTGTACATCCTGTAAGTGTACCCTAGATGAGGAACGCAAGTGTGCATGATATTGCCAGAAGCTCAGACTGAAAATACTCCGAATATCAGTGTTTTGCTTTACAAGAATTTCTCCCAGGGTGAGAATACACTACTACAGTCCTCTGTTCTGATGGGAAAAAGGATTGCTCTGTTTTTCGAACACGCTAATTGTTCAAGTGCAAGTGTGTGCCAACTAATGAGGCAAGCCATATAAACTTACCTTATCACTGCCCTTGGGGAAGAATTTGATGGTAGGGAAGCTCTGTACCTTAACGTCAGGTAACTCATTAGCAGTAGAATCCATTTTAGCTATAACGACTGTTTCACTATCCTTGTATTTCTCACCCAGTTTGTCCCAGATGGGTGCAAGCTGTTTGCAGTGACCACACCACGGTGCATCTAAAGGAGAAGAATACAGTAAGATGACGAAGTCAGTCAGTGAAAATACTCGTCTTTGTCAAATTTACCTATTACTTAGGTCCCAATGAAGTAGGTACTATCAGCACAAGACACTGGCACAGCAAGTTGGGCAGTGAATTCTCCAAACTGAGCTCATACCTCAGTCGATTCTGGCAAAGAAAGTATTTTTGGATGCTTTGGACTTAAGAAAACCTGTCGCCTACACACGACTTAATTCATACTGAACCACTTACAAAATTCAACAAAAACATCCTTCTTGGGATCCTTGGCTATTTCATTGAAGTTATCAGCAACAAGCACCTTGACTGGCTCCTTGTCCCAGTCTTCTGGAAGGGTCTGGCTGGCAAGATGGGGCTGAAAGAGGACAGGAAAGGTTGAACCAAAGGACACTTCAAAATCCAGGTAAATCATTCTAAATACAATTATAAACACAAGCTCATGGAAGACAATGTTGTGATTATAGGTTTGGTGCTCAATTATAGCCCAGAGGCCGAGTTCAAataagatattttgaaaatcttcAACACGTACTGAAACCTTGCCGTCAACAACGTCCTGGACGAAAGCCTTGACTGATGCAGCATCAAGATCAGGTGTTGGTGGCTTGTATTTGGTCATTTCATCCTTAAGATGAATGAATCGGATAGCTGGCACATCCTTCTCCTCCAGGCTGAAGAATTCCATGATTCTCTTGTTGTCTTCCTCGCTGGTGTCCAAGTAGATGAACAGAACCTGAGGAGGAAACAATCGGTTACTAAATCCCAAGTGTCATTGTGGACTTCTGGTCTGGTACATGCTAATCAGGTGCAGGAATAACTCTGATACCTGAAAATCATGCTTGAAATGACAGTAAGAAGATAGGACTGGTCCAGCCGGTTTACTTTGCCACACGCCAGAATTCATTCAAGCCAATTATTTGGGGAGATGTTTGTTTTTCGACCCATCTGCAACTACCCATGCTGCCATCTACTCTGAAGAGAAGTCACCAGACATAATCAGTGACAGATCACATTGTTCAGTCCCCAAACTGGTGTCATGCATGTAAGACAAGCTAATTGTGCAGAACTGATAAAACACTGGGATATTTAGTCAAAACCTACTTTTCCCTTGAATGGTGTAGCTGCTTCTTTGAAAGCTGCAAGTCTTTCTTCCTTGTCTGCATCCTTTGTCCTGAGGAAGTAGAGCACGTGCTGTTGGATCGCACCACCGAAGATCTTGGGGGCACTTTCCTGGGTGAATTCAACAACAAGGGGCAGTTTGTTCTCGTTAACAAACTTGGTGAGTTCCTCCTTGTCCATTTTACCGTCGTGATCCTTGCGTCCCTCATCAAACTTCTTCAGGAGGATGACACCATCCTGATCCATTTTGTAGTGAGTGTAGACACTATCCTGGGATGTGATTCCGTACCGGACATCGTCCATGGAGCTGGCAACCTCGTTGAACAGTTTGGCGTCAGCAGAGGCTGGGTCctgaaataaacaatcaaaTGATTAGAAATGAATAATTAGTCGTCTTCGCGCAGAAGAATGATAATGCGAGGGCAGTGCAGATAAACATACGATATTTTTcgatcattttcatcaacatcaaaatgGAATTCACGTTGCGGCCAACCATCttcatatttcagatttatACTTGCCTTGAAGAAACCAATGACAACAACGTCATGTTTCTCCTGGAATTCCTTAGCCTCATCAGCAGTGGCAAGATCCTTGGATGGTGGGCCAGTTTTCACTTCCAACCAGTTGACAATTTCAGGGCCAGTACGACCACCTGCAGAttaaatcaaaacatttcagatttCTGAACAATGCTCGATCAGAGACTTCCGAGTAGAATGACATGTACACTTTGGTATTTGAGTGGATTTTCCAAACCAAATCAGACTGGATGGATATAATCGACGGACAAGAGCACTAGCTGGAAGAGATGGTCAAATGTGTAACTGGACGAGAGATTCGAGAGTGAACTTTGAACATCAAAATAGGTCAATCGCCACATATTTGATTGATTTAGCTCTGTGTAAATGCAAATCCCTTCAAGATTGTAACACATAAAATCATCATACCAAGAACACTTACCAGAATACTCAATATCATTTCCACTTCTGAAAAATTTGATGGTTGGGTATCCCTGGACTTTGTATTGCTGTGCAAGGTCAGACTCAACGGTTGCATCAACCTTGCCCAATTTGATTTTCGAGCCAGATTCTTTGAGTGTTGCAGCTGCCTTTTCATATTCTGGCGCCAAAGCTTTGCAATGGCCGCACCAGGGGGCATCTGAAACAACAATCGAAGTTGAATTTATGAGTGTGGAAAGAAAGTTAAGATAAGCAAGAAGAAAGAGTTTATCACCATCCATGAATTGTAGCAGAAGAAACAATGTATTCATCCACACAAAAATACCACAGCGAATTATATCGAAAATTTCTCCACACCCAATGCAGCTTGTTGACACTGTTGGCTTCATTACTAGCATTATTATTTTGGTTACCAAGGGATACACGCTGAATTTTACAGTACTGATTGACGTATTATCAGACACGTCAAATGTATTCATAAGTTCAGGACTAGGAGATGTTTGTTACACACGTTTAACTAGAGAAACCTACATACATCTAATCAACAGATGGCAGGCAGCTTGATCCCATAATATGCCACATGTCAGAAAACACCTGGAAAACACCTGGAACACACTAGAGGCAAGCAGCATGCACATTGATTATGCCGGGTGTAATGTTCAACACCGTGACAACAACTTTCTTCAGATTGTTGTACAGATTGGTATTAAAGCGATGTGGAGGGCAGAGTTGTATGGCTTGGCATGATTCTGCCTCCTTTCTGGACATGAGGTCTTTTGAAAGTGACAGGGATGGTGACCTAGCATCTATAGGCCATAGATGGATTGAATCCATCCactgcatcattttcaatgtgatTGTCCCCTTAAGTGGTTGGTGATTGTGACTTAGTCCTGTTTTGGTGATTGCGACATGCTGCACAGATGGCAAGAAGTTTGGGTGTTCACTTGATGGATTATTTTCCAAGGACTAAATATTTGACAGTTTGAAATCCAACAATGCTTGCCTTTGAGCCTACCACTTCTATAACCACATCACAAATATGTCCCAGACGAGCATGAGATTATCATTTAGGGTCGCCCCAGCCTGCACAATATTGAAATGCCAGTCCTTCTGCGCGTTTATTGCCATTTGCGTCATGACGTTAATTCCCGTTAAAAAGTGGCAATATTACGCACAATCTTCACACAACCTGGTGATACAATAGTCAGTACTGCGCAACCCGACCAAAAAAGTTATCAATCGACAGATGGTTAGCCGGCCCATCCATATGACCCAACTAAATTCATCTCAATCCATGAGCATTTTCAACACTACGCTGCAAAATGAAAGCTCAGCCGAAGGAACCTTTTTTCAAGTTGATGTGAACGGGCATGTATATACCATATGGTCACTAGGTCAGCCACAAGCTTTTATCAGGGAAATCTTCACAAACCGGAAGAAGGCTAGCCGCCATCTTGCTATGTCTATCCAGTGATTAAACCGGCAGATATCAAATAATTACCTAAAAACTACTCCTCTCAAAAACTAAACCTTCACATCAAATGGTATCCTGAAGGATCTCCATGACATGAGGATGCCCTGGGAAAAAAAGCAAATGGTGTACATTgataaaattgaatgaaaaggtCGGGGTACTTGGCAAAATATAACAGACGACGCAAGTTCAGTGAGAaatcaaaacttacaaaattcaacCAGGACGAATTCGTTGTCAGTAGTAGCTTGTTTGAAGTTACCATTCGTCAAAATAAGGACGCCATTATCTTCCGTGATCTCTTCAGAAAGGGCTGTAGCCACAAGGGCCAGTAATAGGCAAGCGATCTTCATCATGTTCCAACCTGATGAACAGAGAAAATTTGGAGTTGTTGCCAGTGTGTTCAACGTGGCAAAGAAGACCGATTTCTGGCACGCATGCGTGTTATAAGCGACCCGGACTTCGTGTTGGAAAGCGATTGGACCATTTAGATCACATGGTACAAATTGGACTATTTATCATTTGTTAATTTGTAACCATCATGCGTGAATGAAATGATGCGTATCAGTGAGAAACCCTGGGAGAGAGacttatattttatttttttaagatGCCAATAAAGTAACACCCAACATACATGGCTGGCACAAGAATCTGTAAATGGCCTGGGCAGGGCTTATCCTGAGGCTGGTCCCTCaatggttcatgcccatttcgccttgtcttttttcgccttttcccattttgcctttaaaaaatatacatttcgccttctcctatttcgccttttccaattttgcctcttctcaatccgccttattctatctcgcctttgtcttttttcgccttttcatttttcgccttatgctattttgcctctgttttatcttgccttatcacaagttgccttatccattcttgccttcgtctcagtttgccattgtcttaatctgccttctcttatttcaccttgtcttaatttacctttgtcctaattcgccttcatcctatctcgcctttacccgccccgcctttgtattatttcgccttctcagccattatagtcatattacattacataccatattacaaaagacttttgtctcttttacccatgtttgtggggccagtctttcatataagagtgtttccacgaattatgttttggtaccctacccaaggctgttgcttaattaccaatattttcaaatcttcataacttctgaaccatctacatgtaagcttacatgtatctccaaaaccaacttagtatctttacccatgtttgtcaaatcttagagttttccaagtctttcatggaaatattttggcatagtgttttggcattctttgatgagtaagacttgtgacctggtactatataggagggatgggggtgctaagtattttattgatcattcaaagtgtgagtgcttctgaagttctttattatggactatggtcaatacgcctactcaaatccagcaatctggaagatgtattcctttgatcattggggaattatgaggccttctcacagaacgagttagctctcaagaacgtcccacgcagtgttccctttagatggttttggtacgtttgatgttcttcattcacagcaatgctataacttagcatgagataatacaagtaccaaagtttttttgaacagaatcattaaactactcaaaacactcccccccccccccccctgcgaataatagaccccttgcttaacggagggggattgataaaaggcgagttgagatatggcgaaacgggagaaggcaaaatgggaagaaggcgaattgacacaaaggtcaatcaagaaaaggcaagatgagataaggcaggatggaaccaaggcagaataggacaaaggcgaaataagaaaaggcaaactaggatgaggcaagatgagaggaaggcgagttaggaagaaggccaattggaacaaaggcgagataagacgatggcgaaatcgtagaaggcgaattgagaaaaggcaagttaggagaaggctaaatgggagaaggcaaaattggataaggcgaataaggttaaggcgaaatgggcagacACCCCCTCAATCCAGCTCCACAACTGGCCAcaaatagaggttcttcacgtgacgtcacgacgtgacgttttgacggccacctgccaatgcatttcctttacgtcgtgaccaagtgaccacgtgtgacggccaatatggcatgtGACGTCGGTGTGTTCGCGACTTTCTACCTGAAAATGAGCAGTGATATTGCAAACTGTTCCTAGGTATTTAAAAATGTATTATCTAaccaaataaaaaataaaaaaatatcaataaatTTGTCACAAACATGTTATTGCATAAAAATGAGATCAATGCCCAACATACTCAACGTAGAAAGGTGAAGACACAAATAAAAAGAACATTATGACCTGATCTCAACCATGCGCACAATACCATTCTGTGTCAATGGGTTTGTTCAGAACAATCACCATGTTAGCTTTGCGCAGTGGCGGTACCGTAGCCAATGAGGTTTATCCGAGGCGCGGTTATTGCTAGTTGAAAACTATACCCAATACCCCGCATTGACGCCCTCACGGGCGGCTCTGCAATTTTTTCATGCTCCTACGGGGGCAGATTTACAAGTAAAGAATAGGTCTGGATCTACTGAAGCTGTCTCTGAAGCTATCCCTGGAATATGTTTGTATTGTCTTGGTTTCAGCTCTTTAAAAGAGATAAATAGGAAATTTAGTAGAAAAATTAGGAAATTTAGTAGAAAAAACCCTCCACAACATCAGACACTCACATTGCCAGAATGTGGCACAACTACTGCACTGTCCAGTACCCAGGACAATCCAACACCCATTTCACTCTCAGATCAGGACAGTAACACCATACCCAAATGTCTCTATTTGGCCCACAGCTGTGTAACTTCCTCTTcatcaactacagtagaacttctctattaagggcacccttgggactgacctatgctgtccttaatagagaggtgtcctgattacagatgtCAATTGGAATGGAAATGACAGGTTtaggaccaaaaccagtgtctttattagagagggtgtccttaatggagaggtgtccgctaagagaggtttcaACTGTACATATCCTTCAGGACAGCAAAATCCATCCATGTGTCGTTGGTCAACATCGAGCAATTAAATGGGGTGG is drawn from Lineus longissimus chromosome 1, tnLinLong1.2, whole genome shotgun sequence and contains these coding sequences:
- the LOC135494979 gene encoding protein disulfide-isomerase-like isoform X1; translation: MMKIACLLLALVATALSEEITEDNGVLILTNGNFKQATTDNEFVLVEFYAPWCGHCKALAPEYEKAAATLKESGSKIKLGKVDATVESDLAQQYKVQGYPTIKFFRSGNDIEYSGGRTGPEIVNWLEVKTGPPSKDLATADEAKEFQEKHDVVVIGFFKDPASADAKLFNEVASSMDDVRYGITSQDSVYTHYKMDQDGVILLKKFDEGRKDHDGKMDKEELTKFVNENKLPLVVEFTQESAPKIFGGAIQQHVLYFLRTKDADKEERLAAFKEAATPFKGKVLFIYLDTSEEDNKRIMEFFSLEEKDVPAIRFIHLKDEMTKYKPPTPDLDAASVKAFVQDVVDGKVSPHLASQTLPEDWDKEPVKVLVADNFNEIAKDPKKDVFVEFYAPWCGHCKQLAPIWDKLGEKYKDSETVVIAKMDSTANELPDVKVQSFPTIKFFPKGSDKVVDYNGGRNFEDFDKFLESGGKEGAGTPDEDKTKTKEEEEPEEPEDAGKTKDEL
- the LOC135494979 gene encoding protein disulfide-isomerase-like isoform X2, whose translation is MMKIACLLLALVATALSEEITEDNGVLILTNGNFKQATTDNEFVLVEFYAPWCGHCKALAPEYEKAAATLKESGSKIKLGKVDATVESDLAQQYKVQGYPTIKFFRSGNDIEYSGGRTGPEIVNWLEVKTGPPSKDLATADEAKEFQEKHDVVVIGFFKDPASADAKLFNEVASSMDDVRYGITSQDSVYTHYKMDQDGVILLKKFDEGRKDHDGKMDKEELTKFVNENKLPLVVEFTQESAPKIFGGAIQQHVLYFLRTKDADKEERLAAFKEAATPFKGKVLFIYLDTSEEDNKRIMEFFSLEEKDVPAIRFIHLKDEMTKYKPPTPDLDAASVKAFVQDVVDGKVSPHLASQTLPEDWDKEPVKVLVADNFNEIAKDPKKDVFVEFYAPWCGHCKQLAPIWDKLGEKYKDSETVVIAKMDSTANELPDVKVQSFPTIKFFPKGSDKVVDYNGGRNFEDFDKFLESGGKEGAGTPDEDEEEEPEEPEDAGKTKDEL